One window from the genome of Aneurinibacillus sp. REN35 encodes:
- a CDS encoding ion channel, whose product MLFFRRFFFNVMRGSSLLLISVTGLLVLVSSYVMYWLEPQTFKTPFNGLWWTMTTLTTVGYGDFSPQSTAGKLYAMLLYIFGIGLIGIVIGRIIDSFSLIRKRREEGSLTYKGKGHMVIFGWSKKAEHAIREMRRSHPDQEIVLVDHLEKAPLLQENVFYVRGDATDEDTMLRAHIAYAHAVLVFADDNITDTLLTDGKSLLIATAVERIAPSVHTTVEIMDERHINSFAHVKVDEFILSYQMISRAAVHAAYTKKA is encoded by the coding sequence GTGTTATTTTTTCGCCGTTTTTTTTTCAATGTAATGCGCGGCTCAAGTCTGCTGCTCATTAGTGTCACCGGGCTGCTTGTGCTTGTTAGTTCATATGTCATGTATTGGCTGGAACCACAAACGTTTAAAACGCCTTTTAATGGCCTGTGGTGGACAATGACGACGCTAACAACGGTCGGATATGGCGACTTTTCGCCACAATCGACAGCAGGCAAGCTTTATGCAATGCTGTTGTACATATTTGGTATCGGCTTAATCGGTATTGTAATTGGGAGAATTATCGATTCATTTTCGCTTATCCGTAAGAGAAGGGAGGAAGGGAGTTTGACCTATAAAGGGAAGGGGCATATGGTAATATTCGGCTGGAGTAAGAAAGCGGAACATGCGATCCGCGAGATGCGACGTTCCCATCCAGATCAGGAGATTGTGCTTGTCGACCACCTGGAGAAAGCGCCGCTCTTGCAGGAAAATGTGTTCTATGTTCGCGGCGATGCTACAGACGAGGATACAATGCTGCGAGCACATATAGCTTATGCCCATGCTGTGCTGGTTTTTGCTGATGATAACATTACGGATACTCTTTTAACAGATGGAAAATCGCTGTTAATTGCGACGGCTGTCGAACGCATAGCTCCTTCCGTCCATACGACGGTAGAAATTATGGATGAGCGGCACATAAACAGCTTTGCCCATGTGAAGGTGGATGAGTTTATTCTTTCATATCAGATGATTTCACGTGCGGCGGTTCACGCTGCCTATACCAAAAAAGCATAG
- a CDS encoding Cof-type HAD-IIB family hydrolase, giving the protein MYKMVAIDMDDTLLTDELTITPGTVDAIAHAMKAGVMITLATGRMFPSALPFASQLGLNVPVITYQGAIVKNIAGDATMYERFVTPDISRRLIEIAHKKDLHLQVYQDDILYCARENDKIQRYAKIAGVPYTIEEDLSRLCDRAFTKLLYYDEPEIIDRLADELREEFGDAAHITKSKPYFLEVMHPEANKGRAVLHLAQTLGIKQSEIIGIGDSYNDLDLISEAGLGVAMGNAPDDVKQLADYVTYSNNEEGVRHVLEKFVLSDQRHSF; this is encoded by the coding sequence ATGTATAAAATGGTTGCGATTGATATGGATGATACGCTGCTCACAGATGAACTTACGATTACACCGGGAACAGTGGATGCCATTGCACATGCAATGAAAGCAGGTGTTATGATCACTCTGGCAACCGGGCGTATGTTTCCCTCCGCTCTTCCCTTCGCATCACAGCTTGGTCTGAATGTCCCTGTGATTACGTATCAAGGAGCCATTGTGAAAAACATCGCCGGAGATGCGACGATGTATGAACGGTTTGTGACACCGGATATCTCCCGTCGATTAATTGAGATTGCGCATAAGAAGGATCTGCACCTGCAAGTCTATCAAGACGATATTCTCTACTGCGCTAGGGAGAATGACAAAATTCAGCGCTACGCTAAAATCGCCGGGGTGCCATACACGATTGAAGAGGATCTAAGCCGCCTATGCGACCGAGCGTTTACTAAGCTGCTGTATTACGATGAACCGGAGATAATTGATCGCCTTGCTGATGAACTGCGTGAAGAATTTGGCGATGCGGCGCATATTACTAAATCCAAGCCGTATTTTCTTGAAGTGATGCATCCGGAAGCCAACAAAGGACGTGCGGTACTCCACTTAGCTCAGACACTCGGTATTAAACAGTCTGAGATCATTGGGATTGGCGATAGCTATAATGATCTGGATCTAATTTCGGAGGCCGGACTTGGTGTGGCAATGGGAAATGCTCCCGATGACGTAAAGCAGCTCGCTGATTATGTCACGTATTCCAATAATGAAGAGGGCGTACGCCACGTTCTTGAAAAGTTCGTACTTTCAGATCAGCGCCACTCCTTCTAA